A window of Cellulomonas wangleii genomic DNA:
GCGACACACGGGTACGACGTGGTGAACGTCGACACCGCTCTCCCGCCGGAGGGCCAGAGTGCGCTCTTCAGCCGGGTCGACCTCACCGATCTCGGCCAGGTGACCGAGGCGTTCACCGGCATCGACGACCGGTACGACGGTGTGGACGCGGTGGTCCACCTCGCGGCCATCCCCGCGCCGGGCCTGCGCCCGAGCGGTGCGACGTTCGAGAACAACGTCGTCGCCACCCACCACGTCTTCAGCGCCGCCCGCCGCGCAGGCATCAAGAACGTCGTCTGGGCCTCCAGCGAGACCGTCCTCGGCCTGCCCTTCGACACTCCCCCGCCGTACGTCCCGGTCGACGAGGAGTACGCCGTCCGCCCGGAGAGCACCTACTCGCTCGGCAAGGCGGTCGAGGAGGAGATGGCCCGGCACTTCACGCGGTGGGACCCGGACCTCAAGCTGATCGGCCTGCGGTTCTCCAACGTGATGGAGCCGGGCGACTACGCCGCGTTCCCGGGCTTCGCGGCCGATCCGCGCAGCCGGATCTGGAACCTGTGGGGCTACATCGACGCCCGCGACGGCGCCCTCGCGGTCCGGCTCGCGCTCGAGAGCGACCTGCGTGGATTCGAGGCGTTCATCATCGCGTCGCCCGACACGGTGCTGGAGCGGCCGTCGGCCGAGCTGGTCGCCGAGTACTTCCCGGACGTCCCCGTCAGCCGCCCGATCGAGGGCCGCGAGACGCTCCTGTCCATCGACAAGGCCCGTCGCCTGCTGGCGTACAACCCGCAGCACACGTGGCGCGACGAGGTCTGAGGCGCTGCGTGAGGCACGCCGCGCCCGGGCGTCGTCTCACGGGAAGACCGGGCGGTCGATCCCGTACGCCTGCTCGAGCGTGAGCTCGTGCCAGGACGGGTCACGCGGGTCGGTCCGCTCGATGAGGAATGCCTCGCCGCCCGGCGTGTAGAAGCCCGGGTCCGTCGGGCGCAGGCCGAACCACTCGGCGACCTCGAGGAGGTGCCCATGAGTGAACCGGTCACGGATGCGCCGCGCGGTGTGGTCCGTGGGGTCGGGGAACGGCAGCGGGGTGGGGGGCACCGCGACCTCCCACCGCCCGGACTCGGTCGTCCGGACGCCGACGGTCCCCCCGTCGGGCTCGTCCGGGTGCTCGAGCGAGGGGACGTAGGCGGTCACCTTCCGCTCACCCCACCACCCGCGGTCGGTCCGAGCGCTGTAGGTGTGAGGGGCCTCGCTCACGGCGACGGTGCGCAGGCCGTTCGCAGCCAGCGCCCAGGGCGTCAGCTGCACCTCAGTGCCCATCCAGTCGTTCTCGACGAACGCGGACCACCCGTTGGCCGTCGGCATGACGAGGCACTTGCTCGGCACCGCCGTCGCGAGCGGCAGCATCGCCGCCAGCGCGTCCTCGAGCGTCCCGCCGATCCGCGACACGACCGGGACGCATCCCGTGTCCCGCATGATGACGGCCCCGCGCCACGCCATCCAGGTCTCGACGAACTCCTCGGCCTCCTGATCGACGAAGATGATCGACCTGGTCAGGGGCAGCCAACGACCGCCGAGCAGCAGCTCATCGTGCACAGGTCGTGGCGCCATCCCCGAACCGTCTCACTCGCACGTCCCCGCCCGGCAATGGGACGATCGCGTCATGGGCCTCGAGGAGCAGCGCGACGTCGCAGCGCAGGAGCTGGACGGCGGCAACGTCAACACCGTGGTGCGTGTCGGTGACACCGTCCGGCGGACGGCCGGCCCGTGGACGCCGGCCGTGCACGCACTGCTCGCGTGGGTGCGGGAGCGTGGCGTCACGTGCGTACCGGCGCCGCTCGGCCTCGACGACGACGGTCGGGAGATCCTCAGCTGGATGCCCGGCGAGGTCGTCGGATGGCCCGTCCCGGACTGGCTGTGGTCAGCGCAGACCCGCGCGCAGGCCGGAGCGATGCTGCGCACCGTCCACGACGCGACCGTCGGGTTCGACCTCAGCGACCGCGTCTGGCGTTCCCCGACGCACCACCCCGTCGAGGTGGTGTGCCTGAACGACGTCGCGCCGTACAACATGGTCTTCGACGGGACGGACCTGATCGGGCTGATCGACGTCGACATGGCCTCGCCCGGCCCTCGGGCGTGGGACCTCGCGTACCTCGCGTACCGGCTGTGCGGCTGGTGCGAGGACATGCGGGCACCGGACGACGCCACCCCGCTGGACCGCCTCGCGCACCTGCTGTCGAGCTACGGGCAGGACGCCGCTCCTCGGGTCGAGGACGTCCTGACGACCATGGTCACCCGGCTGCACGACCTGGCGGACTGGACCGACGAGCACGCGCGCGCCGCCGACCGGCCCGACCTGCACGACCACGCCGCGATGTACCGGCGCGACGCGGCGCGACTGCTCGAGCAGCAGGCGAGCCGGGACGGGTGATCGGACGAGTCGGCCCCCGGTCCGCAGAACCCTGGACGTCACGGCAGGCCGCCCGGCCAGGACCTCGTCGCCGGAACGACGACTCATCTGCGAGGCCCCGGGGAGACTGTTCGCATGGGCCACACGGTTGTCACATGATCAAGGTCGTCCTGTTCGATCTGGACGGGGTCATCCGGCACTTCGACGAGCATGCCGTGGCCGAGATCGAGGCATCCCACTTCCTCGCGCCGGGATCCATCGCCGCGTTCGCGTTCTCGGAACCCCACCTCACCGACGTCACCACCGGCCGCATCACCCGAGCACAGTGGGTGAGACGCATCGGCGACCACGTCGAGAACCACGTCGCAGCTGGCGCGTGGGCCACCGCCCCGTCGCACATCGACGACGAGGTGGTGCAGCTGGCGACCGAGCTCCGGTCGCTCGGCCTGACGACGGCGATCCTGACCAACGGCACCAACACGATCCCCGCCGAGCTGCGTGCGCTCGATCTCCCTCCCGCCTTCGGCACGGTCTTCAACTCCGCCGAGATCGGCCGTGCCAAGCCAGATCCTGCCGTCTTCCACCACGTTCTCGGGGCCCTGGGGGTCGACGCCAACGAGGTGTTCTTCATCGACGACACGCCCAGGAACCTCACCGCAGCGGCCGACCTCGGGATCGTCACGCACCGCTTCGTGGACGTCCCTCGACTTCGAGCGGCGCTCGTGGAGGTCGGCATCGTGACGACGAGTTCCTCGCCCTCCTCGGGCTGAACGCGGCGCCCGACCTCTCGGGCGTGTGCGCCCGGATCGGGCACGACAGCAGCGCCCACCACGACGACGGCAGCAGCGCGACGAGCGGGTTTCGCGTGCGGGTCGACGTGGGAGTCACGACCGGACCGGTCACCCCGTGCGTCACGATGCCGGTACAGGACTGACGCGCCCCGCGTCCGAACCCGCGTGCACGGTTCGCCGACGCACGATGCTCGGCCGGCATCGAGTGGCCGGGGGCGGGTCACGCCGGGCCACGCCACACGAGCGCCGGTCCTCAGCGCTCCGGCGCGGTCCACACCGGGGCGTCGCGGTCCTTCGTCGAGATCTGCGCCGGGTCGTCCGGATCCACGGGGATCGTCCACTCGATGCGCAGGTCGGGGCTCAGCGGGGTGTAGGCCGTGCCCGGCATCCCGGGCCGCCACTCGTCGTCGAAGCAGTAGAGGTACTGGGTCTCGTCGGACAACGACTGGAAGCCGTTGCCGACACCGCGCGGCACGAAGACCTGTGTGCCCTTCTCCAAGGTGCACGTGTGCACCGCGCCGTACGTCGGCGACCCCTCACGGGTATCGAGGTAGATCCCCATCGCCTGCCCCGAGACGACCCCGACGAGCTTGTTCATCGCCTCGGCGTGCAGACCGCGGACCGCCCCTCGGCGGGTCTCCGTCACGTTGATCTGAAGCCAGGGACCGTCGACCAGGGACCGGAGCTCGTCCTGTTGCCAGATGGAGGTCCGGAAGAACTCGCGAACCGTCCCGCGCGCATCCCCTGCCTGCTTCATCCGGATCACGAGCAGGCCGTCGATGCCGGTCTCGTCCGCCACGATCTTTTCATCATCGATGCTCACAGCGCGCGTCCTTCACGTCAGAGGGGGGTAGGCGAGCAGTCACGCGCTCAGAGCAGACGTCGTTCCACCCGTACCGGTCGCGACCAGCGCCCCCGTCGCAAGGACGGTGATCCACGCCGTGTACGACTCGGACGTCGTGTCGAGGACCGGAGGGTCCAACCCCGGAGGGGTCTGCTGCAGGATCGGTTGACACCAGGTGAGTGGTGATCATGCCGCAAGAGGCGTTCTGGGCGGTGAAGACGAGCTCGAACTCGGCCGGGGTGAGCCTGCCCAGGGCGCGCTGGCGTCGACGACGGTTGTAGGTCCGCCCCCGGGCCACCGCGTCAGTCCAGCGGGTCGGGTCGCTCCAGCCCGTACGACTGCGCCACCTGGAACGTCATGGCCAGCAGGTCGTCCGCCCCTGCACGCCATGACGCGGTCTGGGTGAGGTAGACGTAGATCATCGTGTCGCCCCAGAAGACGCGTGAGTGGGGCGCCTGCTTGAGGTTCTGGTTGGGGGTCGCGGTGACGCCCCAGGCGGCGCCGTCGGCCACGTCGGGGTCGAACCGTATGTCCGGCACCCGCACCGCGGACGGCTCGTCGCCGTCGATCGCTGCACGTACCTGCTGCGCCTCGACGTCGTCCAGCTCGTACATCTCCACGACCACGAGCTCGCCGTCAGCGTCGTCGCTGAACGCCTCGCACCTTCCGGTGCCTGCGCCGTCACGGACGACGATCTGGTCGTCGGACCGTCCCACCGAGAGGCCTGTGGCGAGCTCGACGTCGCCGACGGC
This region includes:
- a CDS encoding NAD-dependent epimerase/dehydratase family protein; this translates as MSRVVVTGGSGKLGRAVVEHLATHGYDVVNVDTALPPEGQSALFSRVDLTDLGQVTEAFTGIDDRYDGVDAVVHLAAIPAPGLRPSGATFENNVVATHHVFSAARRAGIKNVVWASSETVLGLPFDTPPPYVPVDEEYAVRPESTYSLGKAVEEEMARHFTRWDPDLKLIGLRFSNVMEPGDYAAFPGFAADPRSRIWNLWGYIDARDGALAVRLALESDLRGFEAFIIASPDTVLERPSAELVAEYFPDVPVSRPIEGRETLLSIDKARRLLAYNPQHTWRDEV
- a CDS encoding HAD family hydrolase, whose protein sequence is MIKVVLFDLDGVIRHFDEHAVAEIEASHFLAPGSIAAFAFSEPHLTDVTTGRITRAQWVRRIGDHVENHVAAGAWATAPSHIDDEVVQLATELRSLGLTTAILTNGTNTIPAELRALDLPPAFGTVFNSAEIGRAKPDPAVFHHVLGALGVDANEVFFIDDTPRNLTAAADLGIVTHRFVDVPRLRAALVEVGIVTTSSSPSSG
- a CDS encoding phosphotransferase; the encoded protein is MGLEEQRDVAAQELDGGNVNTVVRVGDTVRRTAGPWTPAVHALLAWVRERGVTCVPAPLGLDDDGREILSWMPGEVVGWPVPDWLWSAQTRAQAGAMLRTVHDATVGFDLSDRVWRSPTHHPVEVVCLNDVAPYNMVFDGTDLIGLIDVDMASPGPRAWDLAYLAYRLCGWCEDMRAPDDATPLDRLAHLLSSYGQDAAPRVEDVLTTMVTRLHDLADWTDEHARAADRPDLHDHAAMYRRDAARLLEQQASRDG
- a CDS encoding dTDP-4-dehydrorhamnose 3,5-epimerase family protein, whose amino-acid sequence is MSIDDEKIVADETGIDGLLVIRMKQAGDARGTVREFFRTSIWQQDELRSLVDGPWLQINVTETRRGAVRGLHAEAMNKLVGVVSGQAMGIYLDTREGSPTYGAVHTCTLEKGTQVFVPRGVGNGFQSLSDETQYLYCFDDEWRPGMPGTAYTPLSPDLRIEWTIPVDPDDPAQISTKDRDAPVWTAPER